The DNA window CACTGTAACTCGTCAAGGAAATGAGAATAATATACAACAGTAATCTTCGCCGTTCCATAAGTCCGTAAAATACCAATTTCTAATGTCCCGGGAGGCTCTAGCTGCACATTTTAGTGAGAAGAACAAAGGAAGTTACTCAGGGTTACAGGCAGGCTACACACTGTTtgttggcaaaaaaaaaatcgaaaatgTTGAGAAACAAGCACACAGGAAAATTACAGCCGGCTGTTCACTTGACGATCTCTGGTATACTGCCTGCACGATTCAATCAGCTCTCTGTCTCTGCAGATTAGATATGGTAACCATGCAGATAAGTCAGAACGTCTGAGCATGATGGCTATACAAGGCCTATAGATtcacaaaatcaaatgttCAAATAACAGGAAGCAGTAATGGAATTGTGTAGGAGCATTCTACACTTACTGATCCCTggttctgctgctgcttctccttCTGCTTTCGCTTCCTCTCGTTTCGCCTCTTCACCCAGGGCTTCTCTTCCTCCACTGGTGCTTCTGCCTCTTTGCTGACAGTTCCTGTAATCTGCCCAAAGGACTCTTTGGCGCCAGATGTTACATCGCCGAAGAAGTCCTTCACCTTGTCGACCACAGTTTTGAGCTCTTCTTTCTTTGGGAGCTGGGATAAGCAGTACGCTTACTGTTAGTGACTTCCTACCTTGCTCAAGACAAGCTTACTGAAAAATGAACATTTTCACATTTTCCATATAAAATGCCTATCACCCTCACTGAACTGCATAGAAGCTCGTTTCCAGGACAACATATTCTGAGCTAGCTACTACCACTGTCTACTGGGAGACTAAACTGATCAGTAAAAATCTAGCAAATTTCTGGGATAAAGCAAGACTAATGgataacaattaatttttcgGGGGACTTCAATTCTTACATTCATGAGAAATTGCTGTGCAGTAACTtcataaaatttaacaagaaacAAGAAATGGTGCCAGCGAAACGTACTTCGATCACATTACTTGTTGTCAGCGCAGACCTCAGGTTCGCATTCTCCTGTTCAACCAGATCAGATGAGTAAATTGGCACTGTCAATTTTGACTTCAATAGCAGAAAGTCACACACAAAGCTTTCGAGGACCGAGAAAATTACCACAACTTTGTAGCCATATCGAAACTCATTCTCGGTCTTCAGCACCCGGTACTGCTCTTTTGCAGTATCTATTATCTCATCCTCATCCTTCAGAAAAAAACAGATCATGAGACAGGCGCATCAAATCACTCGACCAGCCTTAGAAATCTACACGAATGGATCGCGTAAGCAAACACGTGGCGCTAATTACTTTGTAGATGACAGCGGCAAGGTTTCTGGCAAGCGTGTCCTTGTATATGTACTTGCCGAGGAAGTTGTCCTTCGCCGCCAGCATAAtcttcgccgtcgtgccgccggtgACGACGTTGAGCGGGTACCAGAAGTACACCTGCAGAGGATGGAGATAAGCACAGACCTTGATCACACGCACGGCAATGGCCGATGGGGGAGGGGAACCGAGAATTCCAGCGGCGGGCACAAACATTGGCGGTGCGGATGAAGATGACGAAGCGCGGGTTGCCGTCGTCCTCGATCTTGGGGAGCGACGGCatgcgctgctgctgcgaccGCCGGTCCGAccaccccctcccccgcgCCTCCACCACCAGCGCGGCGCGCCTCTGCCCCACGGCCGCCTGCAgccgcctcggcgccgccctcaCGAGCATGAACCCTCCCCCTcccgcctcgccgacgccgtgccACAGCTgccgcagccgcgccggcgccggcgaagatGCGCTCAGCGACGACACGCCGCCCACCATCTCCAttggcgcctcctcctcctccggtttCGCGCTGCCGTGTACGTGGTGCGGGTGtggccgtcgacgacgaggactGGGAGAAGCagtggaggagaggaggtggcAAGATAAGCGCGGAGGCTTCAGCTTATCTCGTGGGGGGGTGGCTGCTGACGCGTGGGCCCGCGCGAGAGTcccgggcccacctgtcggcgagAGGAAGGGTGGTCATGCGGCTCCTGTTCTACGACTCCCGGCATACGTGGCGTGGCCACGGTCAATGGACACCCGATTTCTGTAGAGAAGGCACAGCTGCAGTCTGCGTGGCTTCTCCTGGGGACGCCACGTTGCACATGGAACGGCCTCCTATTTCTTGCCTGGGCCCGGGCCGCCGCAAGGCCCGCTTGCTCCCGGAGACGGGCCAGATTGAGCCCAGGGATGCGGATGTACGCTGCTGGGCCGGCCAACGTCGACGGCGGTGCTgggcccggcgccggcgtggagTGAGCCCGTGGTCTCCGGGCAAGTGGCAGCACGAAGAGACCTAACACGTGTAAGGAACATGCCTTCAGATCTGCGAGCACACAGTGGTGATTATTCTCTATAATTATACTGTTATATACACCATAATACATGGTACTTTCGAGCTGTGATAATACATGGTCGTTGAGACGTCACTGATGAAGACGACGAATGTTTAGCCTATCATAAGACCATTTCTAGTAGTCCGAGGGGACACTAAAAACGTGGTTCTTTTTAGCGTATTGTGAATTTGTGACGTCGCCGATGACCATGGTTAAGACGGGATGATAGATACCACCGGCCGAGCCGTTCGACTTCGTGATGGAGTGATTTTTCGTCTAGACGATAGCTCGCGATTTGCGGCGCCATCTCATGTCATGGGGTGAAAAGAAAGTGATAAATTTGGTCACCAACACTCTGCAGATATGTGCACCTGGGGGAAATTTCAATCTGGCCCTCGGGACTCCTCTATTTCTACGTATTGCCCTGCTTTCATCTAATGATACTTTTCTAAGGATGCTTttcagatatatatatctatataaaccTCTATCCTACTAACAGGTGTAGTTACTCCCTTTATGTCTAAGATACAGAAACAcctttatacatatttctgcTCTTTTTCAACAGAAATTACAAACTTTAGAcatatagttgtatcattcaaataagatttaatattgtctatactttctgttgggtgggagcagaaacagttatgaaagtgTTTTTCATCATGAACATATAggaagtagctacacctgTTAGGAgaatctaatatatatatatatatcaagacTAATACGCGCACTTCCCTTTAGTATAAGATATTCTATAAATCCTTCCTTCCAAAGCCTCCCAAGGTCCATCCCACCTCCCACTTCTTTTTTCTAGACCCAAAAATCATCCTCACCACAATTAAAGATTAGTCAAAGAGTTTCTCGCGTGGGTCAACCCCTTATGGGCTTCCCCTCTTGTCTATCTAAGAGCCCACCCCTCGTCTACCTGGAATTCTGGAGTaacacaaaggaaaaaaaatacagtaacacgatAACTAATTCGCAGTAACAATGtcgaaacatacccatgaaggatctaattttttaaagcatttttttctaataattcGGTAGaaacgtttttaaaaaataatatatgaggtgagagataaagttgtttaaagtttgaaatcttaagaaatatctataggatttgtattagtatacacAAATGTTATGGCAATAACTACAGTAACGCTATACATTCTATGTAGCAATAATATcatgttactataaaatatgagtATTGTTACTGCAATTATACAGTAACATAACGATATAAGTGCAATAACATGTGCGTTGTTACTGTATAATTACAGTAACATCGtgatataagtataataacaTCATGATCGAATGATAGTAACATAAGGTGTGACCGTACACTATTGCTACAATACAATTAATACATGTGGGAGAACTAAAAGGTTGTATTttcaatctttagagagcaatatcccatgtgtcttatattatttttaaaaaccatTTTCACTAtcgtgattaaaaaaatatgatttaaaaaactagatccgtcatgacgttgttactgtattttataagacatgttattgtatttttacctTCATGTTACTACATTTTTCAAACAGACGGGACTGGACAAATGTGAGAGTAAGGTCAAAGGATAAGTTTGACCGATGTGGGAGAGTTTTGACCAGACTAGGAGATACGTTTTGGGCCCTTAGAAGGTGGTGGGAGATGTGTTTGggcatagaatagcttattctatgctatatatatatatatatatatatatatatatatatatatatatatatatatatatatatatatatatatatatactcttttcATACTCCTAAACAGTCCATTTTGTGTAATAtacttctatataattttttatgtagacTTTATaaaacaagaatttttttactattttatttggttgttTGTATCCTTAAAcaactatcataaaaattagatatttcaaaaattcaaaatcttcGTTACTTTGAAATGACTTCAAATTACTCCATGCAAGATGTATGATCAATAGGGATGAAAAGGTCAGAAACGGTCGCTAGACAAACTATTTTCATATCCATATTATTTCTCAGGAATGAAATCAGATACAGTAAGCCAGGAATAAAAACGGTACAACAGTATATTGGAAATGGAATTATTCGACCGAAAGCATGTCGTTAACAGTCAGAATACCCCAGACCGGCAATTcattttgaaaaatgaactaaatgcatgttaaatttataataacttTAAGTTTCAAAGTTATTTAAACTACAAATAGGTCCATAAACCAAAATGAAATGAGAcaagtatattaaaaaatacacaacaTAGAGCATACAACACTAGTCATTGTCCTTGTAAACAGTTGGTTTTGGGGGGTTTGGCACGAGCCTTGCGTAAAAACAATATCTTTCCGTGTTCATACACCGTGATTACTGAAATAATACCGTTTACCGATAAATTAGGTGGTaaataacaaaactattttCATATCGTTTAATAccacctctgtttcataacgtaaaatgtttgacttttgttTGTTACGACGtctgactattcgttttattcaaaaattggtataaatataaaaaatgataagtcatgtttaaaattcttttgataataaagtaagtcacaagcaaaataaatgatattttcataattttttaaataagacaaatgataaaaaattataaaaaaattaaatattttacattataaaacggagagagtactatttttatttttcgtttctaACAAACTTTGAGTCGGTAAACCATAGAAGGTAGATCGGGAATTTTCGTGACAGCTTTGACCCCTAATGATCAGCGATCACACCTTATTATCGCTCTCTTTTGCATGGGAGCCCTGGCAAGATCGGTAATTTACACGTGAACAGAAGGCAGGGGTTGGTGGGTGTGGTGGCACTGCAGGAGGCGGCTACGCGCCGTGGGGGCGGGGGTGGTCAAAGCGGGAAGGAACGCCGACGAGAGACTCGTCTCGTTTCGTCTCGTCTCGCCGTCCGCCACTATAAaagcggcgggcgggcggggtgAGTGGGCGGGGGGCAGGAAGAGCAGGTGGTGGGCGAAGGAAGAAATCCCCTATACATCGCACCCAGGAGAAGGACTCACCATTCGTCGCCAactcgccgtcgccttcgtcttcgtcttccaCCTCTGGAAGCCAAatctcgtcgccaccggttaGGTgatccttcctctcctcctcctccttccttcgCGCTGCTGCGAAGATTCGTCTTCTGGGTTTGGTTtcgtttggtttggtttgatcGGTTGGGTTCCCGTCCATCCATTTCCGTTGCCCGAGGAAGGGATTTTCGATTAGGATCTCATCGGTCATCGCGGGCGGAGTGCTCTGCACTGTGCGCCGCCATGTTGCAGTTGTTTATTCTGCATGTTGTTGTGGATTGAATTTTTGTGACGCTCAGATGTGCTTGGGATGCCTCATTCTTAGGTTGGGTGTCTAGGTTCGTTTCATGATTTTTGTGATACCCGGATGTGCCTGGAACCATGTTGCTTGTAAAGTCTACTGCGGTAGGAGCTCTGGAGCTGTCTAGTTCATTGCGGGATTGTTGAGTTTGTTCTGTGTTCTAGGGAGTGCGGTGGTTCTGTAGCTGCGTGTGTTCAATTTGCTCCTGAAAAATGTAAGGGGAGCCAGTGCAAGTTGATTTACATTAATCTTATAGATAGTCTTTTTTTACTAGCGTGGCTATAGAACTATTAAGTCCCTTTTACGCCCTGAATGTGTGTTGCTGGTTCtgttttttacatatttgtttcaaaaaactGAACTCACACTATAAACTGGCAATCAATGGGAACAGTTCACACATATATGTTCAGGGTAGCCATATTGGTACTCATTTCATGAAAGAAAACCTTTAATTACtttcattttcatttacacttcgttgcAAATTTGATGTTAGGTACTCCAGGCCAGCAGAGTTTTGGatacattataaattatttttattgaatcTCTCATATTGAGAataacaatgttttttttttacatttttaggTTAGTCTTGAGAGGAAGATACCATACAGTTCATCATGTCAGGAGGATCTGGTGATTCTTCCCCAGCATCAGGGCGGGCTAGCTTCAGTTCTTTGTCAGATTTGAAGGACCTAGAACTGTCTTCAGAGTCTGGTTGCTTGTCCATTGTGGTCCTAGGTGCATCTGGAGATCTTGCTAAGAAGAAAACATTCCCAGCGCTGTTTCACCTATTTCAGCAGGTAATTCGATCAATAGATAGCTTCTTACATTTTTGGAGATACTAGCTTCTTGCATGTTTGTCAAACTTCTGAAAGAGTTGTagtgaaaagaaacaaaattgatgCGTTTGTGTTGAGTTATTCAGCATTTCATCTTGAGCTCAGTTGCTCAGAAATCCTACTATAAACCTAAAACCTGTAATGCTATATTGCTATTGCTTTGCCAtgtacataatattttatcaagtTGACACATGCACAAGTACAAAGTTCTGAATTGTAATCTTTGGTGTTGATAGGGATTTCTACAATCTGGAGAAGTCCATATATTTGGTTATGCAAGATCAGATATTTCAGATGATGGATTAAGAGAGCGCATTCGTGGGTAAGATAAATATTAACAAGTCGACATTtaccataaaataatttaaggacttcatgtaaaaataagtTGGTATATTCTGTATGAGGACGTACTTTTCCTCTTTTAAGTCAAATGAGATACTGGAGCTAAAAGACGTGATTCTGTTATCGCAGGTACCTCAAAGGAGCTTCAGATGAACatatttcagaatttttgcaATTAGTAAGTCACTGATATCATGTATAACTTCTTTGTGTTTAGATTTTGTAACACATTGAATCTTCCTTGCAGATTAAATATGTTAGTGGCTCCTACAACAGTGGGGAAGgatttgaattattaaataatgcCATTTCAGAGAATGAAACTTCAAATAGCAACAAACCAGGAAGCTCGCGTAGACTGTTTTATTTGGCATTGCCGCCATCAGTGTACCCCTCAGTATGCAAAATGATAAGATCTTACTGCATGAATCCATGTGAGTTGTTTCCCCCATTTCCCCATTTTATGGATTTTTTGAAGCCGTTGTACTTCATTTGGTGTTGTGAAGTTATCCACAacaaagtttcaaaatatagggaATGCATTTGCTTGTACTCAGAATTTAATATGGACTCttgtttttactattttttatcctcTTTATTTAAGTAAGTATACCCTTGTGGATTGCTACTATTTCACCTTGCTAAGCACACCAATTCAGTAGCAGTTGCCACTCTTTTCCtgatataaaatttgctttttCGTTGAAACTTatagaacataaaaaaattggctTTCTGTAAGCAATTTGGTTGTAAtgaattttctcttaattattgattaaattcAATGTGTTGATtcgtactccctctgtttcacaatataagacattttagccttgcctagattcatatggatactaatgaatctagacataatataaattatatacatttatcaattgatgaatttaagcaaggctagaaagtcttacaatatgaaatggaggtagtagtaaataaaaaggaaagtaattattttttagtttgatttttttaagttttgctATACTATGTTgtagtttttatttcttttctgctAGTAACATTTTATAACTGTGATATTGTACTTTCAGCTTCACATACTGGCTGGACAAGGGTTATTGTTGAAAAGCCCTTTGGGAAGGACTTGGACTCTGCAGAGCAACTCAGTGCCCAACTTGGAGAGCTGTTTAATGAACAACAGCTGTACAGAATTGACCACTATTTAGGAAAAGAGTTGGTCCAAAATCTGGTAATTATGTGAATTTAGTCTAATGAGTTGTTTGATATCCTTCAATCCTTCATGCTACCATATGACATATTTCCATCTATTTCAGCTTGTGCTTCGCTTTGCAAACCGTTTGTTCCTACCTCTCTGGAATCGAGATAACATTGCTAATGTACAGGTAATATGTTTTCCTATGTAGTTACATCTCTGACATCCTTTGTTGGTATAAAGCTGAATGGATTGGTTTCGGAAAAACTGgaaaattttatcattatcATGGTACGGACAAAATGTTCTTCAACAATATATATCCTGCAGATTGTATTCAGGGAGGACTTTGGGACTGAAGGGCGTGGAGGGTACTTCGATCAATATGGGTATGTTGGAAGCAACTTTATGTTGAATGGAAGTTCCTTGTATTTTGTTGTAACTTGTAAGCACATATGCCGGTGACTCTGGATATATTGTAAAAATGTAAAACCACTCTAATATATTGTCAATGGTTTATGGTTCGGCATTTGTTCCCAAAATATCATTTGATCATGTACAGTCGTGCATTTGAAATATACAGattgcatttttcttatttgttttaagttattgagtttcttctctttttatgATAATAAAATGCCTTTACAAATTTATGAGCTGTGTGCATCACTACCTAGACCTCCATGGATCATTATTCGTCTTCACTGATGTAAATATTTGACCtcagttttgtttgtgcaGCATCATTCGCGATATCATTCAGAACCATTTGTTGCAGGTAAATATCTTTTTTGTATACAGCATAATTTTCTATGTagttatatatgcattttagGTTGGGATGACCCAAGGTAGGCCagttatatatgcattttcaTTTCCGATGTGAACCTATATTGGCATTTGCTCACTGTGGGGACTGCTGAACATTTTCCTTGACCATTCAGAATGATTAGTGCTTTATTCCATCGCAGCTCTTATGCTATACCTATGAGTAGGCAGAGCAGCAACCTATCATGCATAAGAATTCCTCAAAAGATAACACTTTTGTTTTCAGGAATAAGGTCCCCCTGGGTATTGACATTTGCTCTTGTCTGCAGGTCTTCTGTTTGGTGGCTATGGAAAAGCCTGTCTCTCTTAAGCCTGAGCACATAAGAGATGAAAAAGTCAAGGTTTTTGCTTCTCTTTATACAATTCTACTAAACTGAAAGTATGGATCTTTTTCTCATCGTCTGTCGTTGCTTACagttcttctatttttttttattccacaATGTCAGGTGCTGCAGTCAGTGACACCTATAATGCATGATGAAGTGGTCCTTGGACAATATGATGGCTACAAGGATGACTCAACAGTACCAGATGACTCCAACACACCTACTTTTGCATCTCTTGTATTGAGGGTACACAATGAAAGATGGGAAGGTATATGCTACACCTTACAACGAAGTCATTATTTAACCAATCTACTGCATTTTCCAACTGAACTGCCTTTTCTCGATACAAGAGTTTTGGCTGTTCTGCGTcactttgataaaaaacatgttgcaaataatattgtttCCATAAATGCTTCTTCATTTGGTTCAGAGATTTCCATTTTCCATATGCCTATATTGTCCTAGAAAAAATGAAGCTGCATTGCCATCTACATCTGAACATCCCATTTACCATTTTATTCTTTCAGTGCAGTTaacatattaataataatGTGGTGCAGGAGTTCCTTTCATTCTCAAGGCTGGCAAAGCATTGAACAATAGGAAAGCAGAGATACGTGTTCAGTTCAAGGATGCTCCTGGGGACATTTTTAAATGTATGTACTAAACACGTTCTCATATTCAAATGCACAACCTAATATAAGAAACTAAGGAAGTGGTTTCATTTAGAATATCTGACAAACTCTATTGGAAGTATAAGATGTTGCAGTATGTAATCACTAAAGAGAGTAGTAAACATTTCTTCCTGAAAATACTGAGAAATGATGTAAAATGTGCAAATGCTTTGGTATGAAAAAGTTACTTCTTATAATGGGTAACAATGTGACACCTTAGTATAATAAACACAGTTAGAAAATGATAAACTCTACGGTCCTTGAGAAAGTGGCTAGAAGTAtcaattttttagtgtaaattttagtatctcaaaATAAAGTACGTAGGTACTAACATTTTACACTATATAGTACCTTAAAAGTACCTTCTTAAGgatagtaaaagaaattcttagaaataagATAAGGATAAGCATGAGACTTTTGCTACTTTGCTACATGTTAGGATCTAAAATTGTTATAAGCTCCTCTACTTTCAGTTTGACCTGAGTATCTTACTAATTGGTATAGTCACTATTGCCATGACTTATGTTGACCCTGCTTATCATCTTGTGTGTGTTTAAGAGATTTGGAAGTGAACTGGTCATTTTCTATAGGCGTAAGAGTCTGGCAGTAAGTACCTTTACAGgataacaaatcaattttcTTCTCATGAGTAAActtgagaaattttatataactgTGAATGTAGTTAAACATTTCTAACCTATTTCAATCAACACAGTTCTGTTTGCTcttgttttgcttatgctaATGGTGTCTAAAcctctgtttttattttaccctGATGAAGGCAAGAAGCAAGGAAGGAATGAATTCGTTATACGGTTGCAGCCATTGGAATCCATGTATATGAAATTAACTGTATGTACAACATCTGTAAACCCACTACCTCAGACCATCACAATTGTCAGAATTGTCGATTTATGTTGTCTGAAGAAAACTGCAAAAAGGAAGTGTTGTCTGAACAAAGTGTATGAAACTTTTGCAGGTCAAGAAACCTGGACTAGAAATGGCAACCGAACAAAGCGAGCTGGATCTGTCATATGGGCTACGCTACCAAGACGTAAAAATCCCAGAAGCGTATGAACGCCTCATCCTGGATACGTACGCCCTGCTCCATCCTTCTTCCCCATTTCTTTCTACTACATTAACATCTTCTCTATTAGCATACCTGCACCTTATTCCCAACACCGCATACAAAAGTGCCATATATTTTAGCTGATCCAGGATATCATCTTACATTTCTGACAGGATAAGAGGGGATCAGCAGCACTTTGTTCGCCGGGACGAACTGAAGGTTTGTGTTACCATTCACATTGGCACTTTCCGAAATTACGACTGACTTGTGACAGGCTGAATATCTGACGACGATGCTGGTTTCAGGCTGCATGGGAGATCTTCACTCCGCTGCTGCACGACATCGACGCCGGCAACCTAAAGGCCCTGCCGTACAAGCCGGGAACCCGGGGCCCCCCAGAGGCCGACGAGCTGAGCAAGAGGATGGGCTACGTCCAGACCCACGGCTACATTTGGGTGCCTCCAAccctttcaaaattttagcaGCCAGTACCAATGCAAGTTCTGTTTAGATGTCGATTATTACCAAGTGCtttgtaataataaaaaaggaacTACTACGTACTTCGCATGTCAGAGCACTGTCGTGCTTATGCgattttggaattaaaaaaaaagactatatgCTTCAAGTTACACGTGTTGCTGTTGGAGTTGGACCTGTTCTTAGTTTTTTTGCAAGCAGGGTTTCATTTACCGTGGAACTCGCAAAAACCGTGGTACCGCGGATCCCGTGTGGATATCGCAAAAACCGTGAAAAtcatgataaatttaaatttaaaaaatttgaatttaaaatgtGGTTACCGTGTGGTTTTGGGTCAAAACTGCGTGGTTTCAGGTCAAAACCGCGCGATTTCGGCCGAAAACCGTGGCTGTAATCCGATAATTAtgtgcaaattaattttgaaaaaaatgtaaaaatacaagaaaaatagaaaattactGCGTAgctatatttgtgacatttagAACAtgttatataagaaaaaagaaatttttaacatgattttttctaaattcttaacaaattttggtattaCAAGTATACttacaatcaaatattacgtataaaactaatatatatttacaaacatgtGACCACATCGGTATATATAGAATTTACCTTAGTTTGGGTActgaaaattaacaaaaaaagcCTACAACAAAATACTGCTATGTATCTACATCACAAATAGCTAacgcaataaaaaatatgcccAACTACATAGTTAACTACGTGCCTCATTTATCAAATACATACTTAATTAGGTGCTATGAAGCGTGaacaatactttttttttattttacccaaCCATTTTTCGatattggatttttattcgttcataaatttagttttttcatcaatttttttcaccaaacatcattacaaatcaatctctacgtcatatatttttttcataaatttccttaaactttttaaatttagattaaatttACGGACGGTTACCGTGACATGACGAAGAGCGCGGTTACTATCGCGGTTTCGTGAAGCCTAGCTGCAAGTGACCAAATCATTGCTACCAATGTAATAAGAAGcattttttatgttctttGCTGAAGCAGCCCGTCTTGTCTCGTGGGTTGGACTCAGGAGTACTAACCGCTCGGGCGAGGAACGTGGAAAGTTTCCAGTACTCACGTAAGAAATAGTACTGCtgctttctctcttcttttcttttttttccaaagaaattaaaaaatactccTAAAACCATCGTAAATTTAAGATAATCCatataagaaatttaaaatactctaacttctaattaatcttgtttctagattcatctacTGCTACTACTGATAGCACGCTCTCGTGGCACATTTCTTACTTGCTACTATATGGCTATATGGCCTCCCGCATCCTTTGGTCAATACGGTTTGAGCCTGCCATATTAGCCAAGTTTGTCCCAGTGTGAGCGTCGTGTGACATACTTAATTAAGTTCTCCGTTGTGCATATGGTTTCAAATACGTGTTCCTCCCCACCGAGCTTATCTTTAGCGCATTAAatctacttcctccgttttatattataatgttttttaGGTTTATATAGATTTCATAGTGTTAAACATGTTACTAGATGATGCTTATCTTGTTTTAGCATGTTCATATTTAGCAGTATCACTAAATCATTCTATATACACGTTCACCCtatattttcgcttatg is part of the Oryza brachyantha chromosome 2, ObraRS2, whole genome shotgun sequence genome and encodes:
- the LOC102722271 gene encoding protein HHL1, chloroplastic translates to MEMVGGVSSLSASSPAPARLRQLWHGVGEAGGGGFMLVRAAPRRLQAAVGQRRAALVVEARGRGWSDRRSQQQRMPSLPKIEDDGNPRFVIFIRTANVYFWYPLNVVTGGTTAKIMLAAKDNFLGKYIYKDTLARNLAAVIYKDEDEIIDTAKEQYRVLKTENEFRYGYKVVENANLRSALTTSNVIELPKKEELKTVVDKVKDFFGDVTSGAKESFGQITGTVSKEAEAPVEEEKPWVKRRNERKRKQKEKQQQNQGSRQRAD
- the LOC102719456 gene encoding glucose-6-phosphate 1-dehydrogenase, cytoplasmic isoform-like, translating into MSGGSGDSSPASGRASFSSLSDLKDLELSSESGCLSIVVLGASGDLAKKKTFPALFHLFQQGFLQSGEVHIFGYARSDISDDGLRERIRGYLKGASDEHISEFLQLIKYVSGSYNSGEGFELLNNAISENETSNSNKPGSSRRLFYLALPPSVYPSVCKMIRSYCMNPSSHTGWTRVIVEKPFGKDLDSAEQLSAQLGELFNEQQLYRIDHYLGKELVQNLLVLRFANRLFLPLWNRDNIANVQIVFREDFGTEGRGGYFDQYGIIRDIIQNHLLQVFCLVAMEKPVSLKPEHIRDEKVKVLQSVTPIMHDEVVLGQYDGYKDDSTVPDDSNTPTFASLVLRVHNERWEGVPFILKAGKALNNRKAEIRVQFKDAPGDIFKCKKQGRNEFVIRLQPLESMYMKLTVKKPGLEMATEQSELDLSYGLRYQDVKIPEAYERLILDTIRGDQQHFVRRDELKAAWEIFTPLLHDIDAGNLKALPYKPGTRGPPEADELSKRMGYVQTHGYIWVPPTLSKF